From a single Brassica rapa cultivar Chiifu-401-42 chromosome A01, CAAS_Brap_v3.01, whole genome shotgun sequence genomic region:
- the LOC103857288 gene encoding uncharacterized protein LOC103857288 isoform X1, which yields MEEPGHETGIPGRRQSDLKQSFRKAVRYLLTACSREDFLEIFSKFDVAEQNRLYWLTTQVIVNLHQSLEGAFDAQCQAFQVGPILDKVEQMVEEQSLDPLCSDKSNVMDLANDLTTAKKSEIQRLTALIQRAEEHNRQMEARIRLLREQPQEASDTTNAIKKLKTGITAYFEGNDKLPPI from the exons ATGGAAGAACCGGGTCATGAAACGGGTATTCCGGGTCGCAGACAATCGGATCTGAAGCAATCGTTCAGAAAAGCTGTTCGTTATCTTCTCACTGCTTGCTCCAGAGAG GATTTTCTTGAGATTTTCTCGAAATTCGATGTGGCTGAGCAAAATAGGCTTTATTGGTTGACTACTCAG GTGATTGTGAATTTGCATCAGTCATTAGAG GGTGCGTTCGATGCACAGTGTCAAGCATTTCAG gttggACCAATTCTTGATAAAGTTGAGCAGATGGTCGAAGAACAGAGTTTGGATCCCTTGTGTTCAGATAA GAGCAATGTAATGGACTTAGCAAATGACTTAACAACAGCTAAGAAGAGTGAGATACAAAGATTAACAGCTTTGATTCAGAGG GCTGAAGAACATAATCGTCAAATGGAAGCTCGGATCAGGCTGCTCAGGGAGCAACCACAAGAGGCCTCGGACACAACTAATGCAATCAAAAAG ctgaaaactgggatcacagCCTACTTTGAAGGAAATGACAAGCTGCCTCCAATATAA
- the LOC103857288 gene encoding uncharacterized protein LOC103857288 isoform X2, producing the protein MEEPGHETGIPGRRQSDLKQSFRKAVRYLLTACSREDFLEIFSKFDVAEQNRLYWLTTQGAFDAQCQAFQVGPILDKVEQMVEEQSLDPLCSDKSNVMDLANDLTTAKKSEIQRLTALIQRAEEHNRQMEARIRLLREQPQEASDTTNAIKKLKTGITAYFEGNDKLPPI; encoded by the exons ATGGAAGAACCGGGTCATGAAACGGGTATTCCGGGTCGCAGACAATCGGATCTGAAGCAATCGTTCAGAAAAGCTGTTCGTTATCTTCTCACTGCTTGCTCCAGAGAG GATTTTCTTGAGATTTTCTCGAAATTCGATGTGGCTGAGCAAAATAGGCTTTATTGGTTGACTACTCAG GGTGCGTTCGATGCACAGTGTCAAGCATTTCAG gttggACCAATTCTTGATAAAGTTGAGCAGATGGTCGAAGAACAGAGTTTGGATCCCTTGTGTTCAGATAA GAGCAATGTAATGGACTTAGCAAATGACTTAACAACAGCTAAGAAGAGTGAGATACAAAGATTAACAGCTTTGATTCAGAGG GCTGAAGAACATAATCGTCAAATGGAAGCTCGGATCAGGCTGCTCAGGGAGCAACCACAAGAGGCCTCGGACACAACTAATGCAATCAAAAAG ctgaaaactgggatcacagCCTACTTTGAAGGAAATGACAAGCTGCCTCCAATATAA
- the LOC103857305 gene encoding F-box/kelch-repeat protein At4g19330, whose protein sequence is MELPKESILSAPPQPSRTSFSSLPEDIVLSILARISTSHYPKLSSVSKSFHDLKHARSRHETRENRVFVCLQSHIHPCNHRWFSLWIKPDDHQTLTHPCNDRWVGFWIDPDQHQTLACCVSEDKTTRNLLVPVPSSYSTYLPKLYEMAGSDIYAIGGGLNPSSSTTVRVCKEIGKWRESPSMMVARKNAFTCSVNGKIYVIGGCESGESECWAEVFDPKTQTWEPLPDPGTRLRFSSIKNLDLHSDRIYLRTNEKNFAYLIEENRWEVVDENIGESECKVENTWYSYADDGLHWWHDTKYCQEWRLVKGLTELDVHFRRGYGMEIVSYGRKLVIFWVGLTEMLDDFPLSLPPSEVSEIWCAVVLLERRHDDEIWGQIEWVDLVLRVPWSQTLLRCVELIQ, encoded by the coding sequence ATGGAACTACCAAAGGAGTCAATCCTGTCTGCTCCGCCGCAACCATCTCGGACGTCGTTTTCATCACTACCAGAGGACATCGTTTTGAGTATATTGGCTCGCATATCGACATCGCATTACCCTAAACTCTCTTCTGTCAGCAAGAGCTTCCACGACCTCAAGCATGCGCGATCCCGCCATGAAACAAGAGAAAATCGTGTTTTTGTCTGCCTACAATCGCACATCCATCCGTGTAACCACAGATGGTTCAGTCTGTGGATAAAACCTGATGATCATCAAACCCTAACGCATCCGTGTAACGATAGATGGGTCGGTTTCTGGATAGACCCTGACCAGCATCAAACCCTAGCATGTTGCGTGAGCGAAGACAAAACTACCAGAAATTTGCTGGTACCAGTTCCGTCTTCTTATTCTACCTACTTACCAAAGCTCTATGAAATGGCTGGTTCAGATATATATGCAATAGGTGGCGGACTAAATCCATCGTCCTCTACCACAGTGCGGGTCTGTAAGGAGATAGGTAAATGGCGTGAATCCCCTAGCATGATGGTTGCTCGTAAGAATGCCTTTACATGCTCCGTCAATGGGAAAATATATGTAATTGGAGGATGTGAATCAGGTGAATCTGAGTGTTGGGCTGAGGTTTTCGACCCAAAGACTCAAACATGGGAACCTTTACCGGATCCTGGCACTAGGCTCCGGTTCTCTTCCATTAAAAATCTCGACCTCCACTCAGATAGAATTTACTTGAGGACCAATGAAAAGAACTTTGCTTACCTTATAGAAGAAAATAGGTGGGAAGTTGTTGATGAAAACATTGGGGAGAGTGAATGTAAGGTAGAGAATACTTGGTACAGTTATGCTGATGATGGCTTACACTGGTGGCATGACACAAAGTATTGTCAAGAATGGAGATTGGTCAAAGGTTTGACGGAGCTTGATGTGCATTTTAGAAGAGGATATGGAATGGAAATAGTTAGTTATGGTAGAAAACTCGTTATCTTTTGGGTTGGTTTGACAGAAATGTTAGATGATTTTCCTCTTAGCCTACCACCATCTGAAGTTTCTGAAATTTGGTGTGCTGTGGTTTTGCTTGAAAGACGTCATGATGATGAAATTTGGGGTCAGATTGAATGGGTTGATCTTGTGCTTAGAGTCCCTTGGTCACAAACACTTTTGCGCTGTGTGGAGCTAATTCAATGA
- the LOC103857326 gene encoding protein MODIFYING WALL LIGNIN-2, with protein sequence MHNHVLHSVVFLLGLVSFITCFIAEFNRTKKEDVRWDTERTCYIPRSHAFWLGTAAVLCFCVAQIVGNIVVFRIYRTGTKREDGYKITNLTLPTVLLILSWSNFVVVVLILSTAISMSRLQPFGEGWLEEDCYLVKDGVFAASGCLSILGLGALTISANKTKVKKQQQQLEAIITKDQDQTKPEGRKQNHDDHQMNKSETVIYFVEEAPSTADDRI encoded by the exons ATGCACAACCATGTTCTCCACTCGGTCGTGTTCCTTCTTGGTCTCGTTTCCTTCATCACATGTTTTATAGCCGAGTTCAATAGAACAAAG AAAGAAGACGTTCGATGGGACACAGAGAGGACCTGTTATATACCAAGAAGCCATGCTTTTTGGCTCGGAACAGCCGCTGTTCTTTGCTTCTGTGTTGCTCAGATCGTTGGAAACATAGTTGTGTTCCGAATTTACAGGACAGGAACCAAAAGAGAAGATGGTTACAAGATTACTAATCTTACTTTACCAACTGTTCTTTTGATTCTCTCctg GTCGAATTTTGTGGTCGTGGTTTTGATTCTGAGTACTGCAATAAGCATGAGCCGACTGCAGCCTTTCGGAGAAGGATGGCTTGAAGAAGATTGTTACCTTGTCAAAGACGGTGTCTTTGCAGCGTCAGGTTGCTTATCCATCCTTGGACTAGGAGCCTTGACTATATCAGCCAATAAGACCAAAGTAAagaagcagcaacaacaacttGAGGCAATCATAACCAAAGACCAAGACCAAACAAAACCAGAAGGAAGAAAGCAGAACCATGATGATCACCAAATGAACAAGTCAGAAACTGTCATTTATTTTGTGGAAGAAGCACCTTCCACTGCTGATGACAggatataa